The genomic region TACTGCACGCTGAGCTGCCGGACGGCGTTGTAGCTCCAGCTCGCGAGCAGGTCGTTGAGCGTCGAGTCGGCGAAGCGGCGCGACACGTCGTAGGTGTCGGCGCGCGTGAGGCGCAGCTCGAGGTTGGGCAGGTCGACCGGGTGCCAGCCGAGGTGCAGCGTGTAGGTGTCGTTCACCTCGTGGAGCCGGCCGCCGCCGAGCGAGGTCTGGGTGGACTCGTCCTGCCGCTGGTAGCTCAGGTCGCCGCCGAGCACCGGCGGCCCGAGGTGCAGGCGGACGAAGCCGGACCCGCGCCAGGCGTCGCCGCTCGCGGAGAGGCCGGTGCCCGAGCTCCACTGCCGGTCGTCCTCGAAGAGCCCGTTCCCCTCGAGCCGGACCAGCGGGGCGAAGGAGCGCGAGAAGCCGAGGCTGTAGCGCTGGGTGAGCTCGTCCACCGTGGAGGTGGTCACGTGCCCCTGCGCGTCGGTGGTCCGCGTGTCCACGTGCGAGTACCCGGGCTCCAGGTAGAGCGAGAGGCCGTCCGCGCCGGCCGGGCACGGCGCCAGGGCGAGCGCGAGCGCCAGGGCGACGGCCGGGAGGAGGTGGGGGGCGGCCCTCCGCATCAGAACCGCTCACCCGCCACGGTCACCGCGTAGGGCTCCTCGCCCACCGGCACGGTCGAGAGGAGCTGGTGGCTGGCGAGGTCGAGCACGGCCAGGCCCGGCAGGGACGGCACGAGCGCCAGGAGCGCGTTCTCCGCGTCGTCGATGGCGAGCCAGGTGACGGTCCCGGGGACGGGGAAGAAGTCCACCGGGATGAGCGAGAAGGCGTCGTAGACGCGCAGCCGGCTCTCGCCGCGCAGCGCCACGTAGAGGAGATCGGTCCGCGGATCGACCTTGAGCGCGGTGGCCCCGAGCCCCACCGTGACGCGGCCGGCCGGCGCGAGCGACGGCAGCGAGAAGGCGTCGAGCTGCGGCGAGCTCGAGTAGATCACGTAGAGCTTGTCGCCGGCCCGGTCGAGCTGGGCGCGGATGGGGCCGGCGCCGGTCGGGATCGAGCCCGCCACCGCGCGGTTGGCGACGTCCACCACCGTCACGCTGTTCGACCCCTCGTTGAGCACGTAGGCGCGGCGCCAGGCCCGATCGACCAGCAGCGACGCCGGGGCGGTGCCGGTCGGGAGCCGCGCCCGCTCCACGCCGGTGTCGGGATCGAGGAACGAGAGGGTGTTGGAGCCGGCGTTGAGGACGAGGAGCGTGCGGCCGTCGGGCGCGAGGGCGAGCTCGATGGGGCGGTCGCCCGGCGAGAGCCTGAGCCGCGGCTGCTCCACGTCGCTCGTGAGGTCGTGCACCTGCACCTGGTCCTCGCCGGAGAGCGCGACGTAGAGCCGCGCGGAGGGGCCCTGGGAGAGCGCGAGGCCGCGCGGCTCGCGGCCGGTGGCGAGCACCGCGAACACCTCGCGGCGGCGCCGGTCGAAGAGGGTGAGATCGCTGCCGCCCGCGTTGGAGCAGACGCCGTCGAGCGCGGGGGGCGGGCGCGCCGGGGCGGCCACGGCGAACCGGGGCGTGAAGGCCACGCCGGCCTGGAACGAGGGCTCGTAGCGGAGCGTGAGGCCGAGCACGGTGGCCGCGCCCGCCTTCACCTCGAACGGGCCCTCGAGGGGCGACGGCTCCTTCGGGACCAGCAGCTGCGCCGGACCGTCCGGGGCGAGGACGGCGGCCTTCGTCACCTGCAGCTCGAAGCCGCGGTAGGCGCCCGGCGGGAGCCGGCCGGAGGCGAGCAGCCGCTGCCGCCTGGGCTCGGGGCCCGGGAGCTCGGCGAGGGCGAGCGCGAGCGGCACCGCGCCGCCGTCCTCCCGCACCGCCGCGAGCGAGGCGAGCGAGAGCGAGAGCCGGTCCGCGTCCTGGGGCCACCCTTGGAGGTAGAGGAAGACGGCGCCCTCCTCGG from Anaeromyxobacter paludicola harbors:
- a CDS encoding YncE family protein; translation: MKTLLATLVSLGLTGCAGFLTPRLAARPPLAEEGAVFLYLQGWPQDADRLSLSLASLAAVREDGGAVPLALALAELPGPEPRRQRLLASGRLPPGAYRGFELQVTKAAVLAPDGPAQLLVPKEPSPLEGPFEVKAGAATVLGLTLRYEPSFQAGVAFTPRFAVAAPARPPPALDGVCSNAGGSDLTLFDRRRREVFAVLATGREPRGLALSQGPSARLYVALSGEDQVQVHDLTSDVEQPRLRLSPGDRPIELALAPDGRTLLVLNAGSNTLSFLDPDTGVERARLPTGTAPASLLVDRAWRRAYVLNEGSNSVTVVDVANRAVAGSIPTGAGPIRAQLDRAGDKLYVIYSSSPQLDAFSLPSLAPAGRVTVGLGATALKVDPRTDLLYVALRGESRLRVYDAFSLIPVDFFPVPGTVTWLAIDDAENALLALVPSLPGLAVLDLASHQLLSTVPVGEEPYAVTVAGERF